catttgaaaatcaATTCAATTATTGACAGTGAATAAAATGTTCTCAAGTCATAAACtttgaatgtgaaaatgtcttttGAGCGAGCGTTGTGCGTCCCAAATGAAATGTCGCCATTTGCAAGCAGTCTTGTGAAAATGTTGCTGCCCGTTTTGTGTTCTTGGTTCCAATGCAGCATGTGCGAAGTCGTTGCAACGCACCAGAGGGACGTGTGACGCAGCCGCCATTTTGCTTTCCCACAACAGCAGCAGAAGTTTGTGAATGTTCACAAACGATTGCGTGTTTTTGTATGAAGACGAGAACGTGCGAGGACTCGGATGCTTCCCGAACTTGAAAATGCACACGTGGAAAGGTTGCACTTTGATATCAAGCGCTTTTTGGCTTGACGGGATTTCAGGGGCCGGTCGCCATTTTGTGTTGCAttgaataaaattgtaaaagttCAACTTGGTTGTGACCAAATCTTGTTGCTGACATTTGTGTCGACCTGCCATAAAATGTGTCTATTTATCTCTGGAATGTCTTACGATTTGAATAACTTTCTGAAAATGCGACCTTCAAAATGTACACTTGGAAGcggcataaaaataaaacacggtGCTTAGAACAAAAGTGTGACGTGAAAATGGCTTGTGCGTGCcattaattaaatacattttaaaaagtttccAATTGCAATGTGCTCTTCGCACAAatccactccttcatttcctgtctttcctgATTGGACAAGCTGATGAATGCCGGACTTTAGTAACCATGACGACGTGGTCAAGGCACACCTGCAttcatcagtttgtccaatcatgaaagacaggaaatgaaggcgTGCTACTGAGTTTAGGAAGTAGTGAATTTAGGTCAAAGGCCCTTTGagcgattatatatatatatattttttttttaaccgcagCCGAGCAAGCAATGAAATCGTGTCCTCCTCATTTGGAGACGTTGAGGactttttttcaagaataatGTGTGAAAGATTCCATTTTTGATGGTATTGACGTTTTGTCCGACTTGAGAAACCTTTTCATTGTTGAAACTTTTGCTGCTTCTAGCATGTAAGCTGCCTGCACTTCTGGTTACAATTTGGAAACTTTTGGATGACGTCCTTGACGACACATCATCGGCATCAGcttgaaaaatgttgaactggGCCGGGCCGCTTGATGCCACTGGCATCTTTTGGCCAACAAATTCTGTTTTGATGTCCACCCAAATCCCTCCAAACTGGCCACAAACGTAAACACACTGcgttgcgtgtttgtgtgtgacctTTGCCGATCGAACCCTGAGACTGATTCCCAGAAcgcctggtgtgtgtgtgtgtgttttttttttttttttttttgtcaatgttcAAACTGGGGCCGGTTCTGGCCCGTCGCATGGGTCCAATCCGACCCGTGGGGAAAGAACAAAACCGTTGACTGCAATTTGGCAATCAAAGCAACTGCCATTGCTCACGTAGTCCACGGGAGGGCGCACTGACGAGCACTTGAGTGACAAGCCAGTCAAAGTGGACCGGGCGCTCCTCCCCACATTTTCTTGACAAGTTTCAGGCCCGCTTCTGGCCCACCTTGGCGCTGTCAACAGTCCACTTGTGGAAAATGTCCAACTCTTTCAAGAGAGGCAAAATGTCCGTCAGCGGCTTCAGTTGAGCTTGAGACGAGCTGGGAGccttttttgcacttttgttcACGCAACTTCCGCAATTTGGATGGCGAGAGGACGGACGGCGGCCGGCAGGGAAATCCGCGTCCATTGACGCCCCGGCTTCTTCTTTGAACACCCCAAATTCATTTTGGAATCATTCCGTTTCCCACCAAAAGCCGGTTCAGTCCAAATGGCTGACTCCGCGCGTGCTGAACCGCGAGTGCGCGGGGGTCCACTTCGCTGTACGTTTCTGCACTTTGGTGCTTTTGGCGCCAAATTTGGCCTGGCTTCATTTGCAAGCAGAAGACGCAAAGCCTCTTACCGAATGGGCTCGCCACGTTTTGCAGCAAAGCAATTTGCGCTCTTATGACGTCCAAACTCAGCGAGAGGCGAGCTGCGATGACGTCATAGCCACCGCAAGCCACGTGACCAGCAGCCGCCCGCACCAACGCTTGATGAGCTTGGTTGAAGTCAAGAGTTAAGTGGGGGCGGGGTCTCACCTGACCTGACCTGACCACGCCCCCCGCCGCAACCACCCCGCTTGCACGGGATCGACTCGGTGGGCGCCTCTCAACTTTTCTTCGCTGTCACACGCGCGGGAAGGAAATTGAGGAGCCCATCTCGGACTGATTGACAGCTGCGGGTCACGTGTCTGACTGTGTGACGTCATGGAGGTCCCGCCGCTCCTGCTGGcgctgatgatgacatcacaggtcaGTCCACGTTTTTTCGTTTATTATTGAATTTTGCTTGCGCAGTTCGTGTTTCCTGTTTGCTGTCGGGGTTTTTGACTTGCACAGATGGGAAGTAACAAGTAGAAATATTTCCTTACTGTACCTGAGCACTTTTTCCAGTACTTTGTACTCTATTGATTATTTCTTTGGTTTTAGTTGTCTCAATGACATTTTGACAACAATGTCTCTActgttgacattttgaaaacaaagttGTGACTTCAGTTTTAAACGCATGACGACGACAATTAGACTTGGCAGAGAAAGTTTCCGTGGAAGACTTCAGCGATCGTATGAAATCAGACTCTTTTTCTAAATCTAATTTGGCTTTTTACTTGTCAGGTACATTTCAGGAACCGAGTAACTTGAGTAACCGAGTAACTTGAGTAATCATTTGATTGTAAATGAAAACCAAAGTTGTTGTCAACGCAGCAGGCAGGTTGTACTTTTAGGCGAGTCCTTCTCGGCTTCTCCCATTTGAAATTGCGATGCTGCTGCGTGTtggcgccctctggtggccagCCGACGAAGTGCCGATGATGACGCTGGCGCTGTTGCAGGTGTTTGGCGCGGCCGCGAGCGCGAACGCGAGCGCGAGCGCGAGCCACCACGTTAACAAGCGCTACGCCATCAACCCGCTGGGACACAAGTGGACGCACACGAACATCACGTACAGGTGACGTCAGCCGGCATGCTAAGctgacacgcacacaaacacacacacacacacacacacacacacacacacacacacacacacatacacacttgtctttgtatcatcaaggggcatctcattgacataatgcatttcctagcccctccccccaacCCCAAGCATGAAAAATGATTGGCTACCCCATTTCTTACCCTaatctcaaccataacccaattcaaacctaaactctaaaacaaacaacaaataaaagcaaagatCCTTTGAAATTGAGACCTACGTGTTCCAAAATGGCATTTTCCTTCAAATTAACGGACATTTTctgttcttctcatttctagtttgtACTTCCTGATTGTTAACTAGCGACAAGAGGGAGACGAATATTGGTATCGAAATGGgctctttgtttgttttcttttgacttctttttaaCACCTATTAAGTCAAAATAAGCgcaggaaaacatttttgctccAGAAACTGAAATATTGCTGATTTGCATATCTGTAAAAGTCCAATTAATGGCTTCCGCACCCGCTCGGCTTGCAGGCTGCGTCCAAAGTTCTTTTCCGAGGGCCGGGAGGAGATGGAGGGCAGGCCGCAAACGGCCCCCGGGCcctagtttggacacccctgcacAGAGACACTCaaatcgcacacacacacaagttattACACAGCGTGTGAAATTGCGCGCGTCAGGTTGGAGTCGTTTCCCGACACGCTGAGCGCCGACGCCACCAGGGAGGCGTTCAGGTTGGCCTTTTCCAAGTGGAGCGACGTGTCGCCGCTCGGCTTCACCGAAGTGCGACGGCGCCAAGCCGACATCACCATCGGTACCCGCGGCCGGCGCACCTTCGTGGGCGCGGGCGCCACGTCAAGCTGacgctgtgtgtgcgtgtgtgcgtgcgtgtgtgcgtaagGCTTCTACGCGTGGAACCACTCGGACTGCGGCAGCTCGCCTCTGCATCCGTGTTTCGACGGCGTCAACGGCGAGCTGGCACACGCCTTCCTCCCGCCGCGCGGCGACATCCACTTTGACAAGCACGAGTTCTGGATCGTTGGGAGGTCAAGGTTCAGCTGGAGACGAGGTAGCCAACGCGCATGCCGGCAAGTGGCGGCGCGCCAAATGGgcccacgtgtgtgtgtgtgcgcgtaggCGTGTGGCTCAACGACCTGGTCCAGGTGGCGGCGCACGAGATCGGCCACGCGCTGGGCCTGTGGCACTCGGCCGACCCGCGCGCCCTCATGCACCCCAACGCCACCGGCACGGGCCAGAGGGATGTCGGACGCGACGACGTCCGGGCCATCCGGGCGCTCTACGGTCAGGCCGGCTCGAACCTCATCGTTCCTGTCTGTGTTTGGGCTTTGCCACTCCGTATTTGCGTTGCCTTCAGGCTGCGCGGACAAGAAGCGGGCGTGCCAGCGTTGGGCGGCCGCGGGCCTGTGTGAGCGTCGCAAGCGCCTGATGAAGAAGACCTGCCCGCGCCGCTGCCGTCTGTGCTCGGGTGAGTCCGGCCCCGCCCCGGGGGCCCCACCCGGGAGGCCCCACCCGGGAGGCCCCACCCGGGAGGCCCCGCCCGGGAGGCCCCGCCTGGCCCCTGTTCACTCACATTGCCGCCCCCCTTTCAGAGCCCCCGGAGGCCGTtgccacgccgccgccgcctgccaACGTCAAGGTGAAGGTGGTCCCGCGTGGGAAAGTGGTGGGCTTCCGCTGCGGCACCAAGAACCCGCCATCGCCACCCAAAGTCAGGTCAGctgaagggttagggttagggttgactCGAATCTTGTACCgaaaaaaaagccacttttGTGTCATCTGGGCTTCAATATGAACATGTGGAAGTCAGGCGTGGGCAACTCTGTTCTCCATGTTTCCttgctccaacacacctgattgaggagcaagatggccgccctgtgggcGTGCACGGGCTATCGGCTGAGATGAGTGTGATGTGCCCACGTCAAAGGATTTGGATGAAGATTGATGGATTTAGTTTCACAAAATGTTGTGCCCGTTTGTTAACCTGCAGTTTGAGATGTCAGAAGGTCAAAGTTGAACTTTGGGGAATTGCTTTGGCTAAGTTACGTGACGTGATCACCATTTTCGTGTGTGGAGATGGCAGCGGGTGGAAAGGCTGGTTACCGTGACGACACGCACACGTGCTTTTGTGTCCTCAGCTGGTACAAAGACGGCGAGCGCATCGCCGCGTCCGTCCCGGGGCACATCGCGCTGAAAGGTCGCGACCTGCGCATCGTGGCCAACGAGTTCAACGAGGGCGTCTACACCTGCCGCCTCCATCGCCGCGGCCGCGCCCTCGCCGCCAACTCTTGGAGCGTGCGACTGCGGAACGCGGATCGGCGCCACAGCTGACCCCGCGCCTGCCACATCACCATGACAAcagcaacgatgatgatgatgatgatgatgatgatgatgatgatgatgtcagtgCTCTGAGTAGATTGAGGAGTACTCGGGTCACTTTTAGGGAGTGCATCTGTCGATTTAGGCTACTCTTAAGGAGTATTTGAGTACATAAATGACTTTGAAGGAGTATTTCAGTAAAGTAGGTAACTTGACAACATCCGTGTGTGATGAGCTCACAATTAAGAAATACTTGAGTATTTAGATTACTTTTAGGGAGTTTTTCAGAACATTTAAGAGTACTTATGGTGAATTTTACACAGTTTATATGGAGTATTTAGGTTACTTTCAAGGAGTACTGGAGTACATATTTGGATTACTTTTAGGGCGTATTTCAGTAGAATAACTTAAGCAGCATTTTTCTATTGTGTACAATTAGGAAATAATTGAGTGCATCTCGGATTACGCGTTTGTGGCTCCTGTGGGGAggaaacgttttgtttttgttttgggggggagggggggttgctGACCCGGGTGACCCCTGACCTCGAGAGTTGCCCTCTTCCTTAAGCTCACCACACAAAGATGCTCTATTTTTCCAAGTGAGATCGAAATGTACAAAAACGGTTtcaagcattttgacaaatgacATTAATAATCCTGCTAGCCAAGATGCTAGCCAAGGCTCTGGaactttccttttttcttcttttttatctcATTAATAAACATTGTGACCGATTGAACCATCCacgagtcatgaatttgaagTTGATGATTTCATTCCGGCTCAAAGTTTTTGCCGAGTGCAGACGAAAGTGGTGGACGACATCTCGTTAGCATGCAAGCTACGCTAAAGGTGGCGCCCTTTGAACTTGACTCTTAACAAGCTCATGTCAGATGGTTGACATCTTTTCTTGCCTCGGCGGTCAGGTGGCAAACATTTGGTTGCCGTGGAAACGAGCGGTTGCCAGGAAAAGCAACCGGGCCGTCCGAGACACTTTCATTAGAAATGACTGACAAGTGCACACAATGATCAACGACGGCCATGAATAATAACTGTCATCTGGATCGCGGCTGTCGGTTACCGTGGCGGCCGTCTTTTTGTGTCCACTCACGTCCGttgttcttttctctttttttcatcctgGTTTTGAGCTGACAAACGTTTGAGTTGAATAAAAGCCACATTTAAGGCCAAAATGTCAAACGTGTCCTCAATGCATGGTGTAAAGCAGAGCTGACTAACGTGGCTAAGCTACTAGCTAAGTTACCAGGAATGACACATTTGGATTTTCTTGGAATGTTGTAGAAGCGATCACCTGAAAATGGAAACACTAGCAAAGATGCGTGGAAACAAAGACGTGATATGATGAATTTGTTTCCTAATTATTGTGACAAATCATGAACATGCCATTGATGAATAATGATGCATAGTCATACGAGCATGATGAAAGTCGGCCACTTGAGCAAATTGGTTGTTCCGCAAGTGCAAGGTGAAAGTAGCTCTCGTGCCCCAAAAGGTGGAAAGCCTCATTCAGGAAATTGGCCGATTTTGAAATCAGGGACGCGGATTGACTGATATGTCTCTCCTGTACTGTAGTTGGCGCTAGTGAGCCGCGCAGAAAAATGTTTCCTTACTAAAGAAGAATCGCACGCCCCGAACCCGAAGAAGACTGATACGGgttggaatgttgttgttttttttactcgacTAAAATCTCATATGGCTGGAAAACTAAGAATAAGAAAAAGATGCCGATTGGCCCGGAAATCCTCATTGAAAAGTTATGAAAGTAAGTTTCACGTTCCTTTCGTAGTGAGTCACTCTTGTCATCTCTTGATTGTTTGGGACAAGCAAGAGTGTTGTTATCTGTTAGCGCCCTCTATTGGTAGAAAGCAGAAGACGCCTTCTTAGCTTTCTATCTAtcctgtcatgtcatgtcatgtctgaaaaaaagaaaaaaagaaaaaagaaaaaagaaattgaaACGTGCATTTTCAGTGCTGTTTgcgctgacatttttttccggCTGTGGGACGGGGATTGTTTTTCAAGGGAAACAAAAGCGTAaatgatgacgtcatcatcCGTCACAACATCTCCAAGCATTCGAGTCGGATGTATCCAGACAGCATTGCTCTTAATCAGGAACGAGTCTCAAACGGCTTCACACAGGGCCGAAGACACCTTGAGGAAGAGCCACAGACGCGGGTCACAAACAGCTTTCAGGGGGGGAAGTGATGCCGCTTAATGAATGCGCTGTGATGCTacacaatgctaatgctaactaaaaCAGTGTCAGTCGGGATGAGGCGAGGCAAGTCGATTTCGATATTTCATACACAGGCAACAAACACAGCAGTTAAGCAGAGAAAACTAAAGTAGCTTACAACATTTACTCAAAGAGCAGACATTGaccatgttcaaacatgagactttcaaaaacatttagAGTATAAAGAAGAAACTTTCTCAAGTGAAAGAAACCATTTAAAAAGGTTTAAAAGGCTTTCATTAATGAGGGGCTCAACGTGGGTCCTCCTCAAAACCCGGCACAATCTGTCCATGTCCAATTCTGCACAACAAGGCCTTTTGGGGGGCGGCCCACCTCATGGGTCCTCCTCAAAACCCGGCACAATCTGTCCATGTCCAATTCTGCACAACAAGGCCTTTTGGGGGGCGGCCCACCTCACATCTTGTTCCGGTCAGACAGTCGCTTCGGAATCCGGAACAGCGGCATCAGATTCCGTCGTCGTCTCCAAGCTGGGCGGGGAGGTGCGAGAagcggcagtaaaacaggctGAGTAGAGAATGCCGAGAACCTGCAGACTTCTTCGGGGCTCTCGTCGCGTGCTCACTAAGTTTAAGAATCCAGATACatattcatgtgtgtgtgtttttagtagCGCTTGCATTCTTATTGCGGTGCCGCAAATAATGGGACGGAATGTCATTCCATCACGAGAGGACATCACAACCAGGACGATGGGGAGGGAGATGAGCCGCAGCTCGACAAATAATGGCCGTGTCTGGTGAGTACCGTTTGGACTTTTTGTCACCTTAGTCCACCTTTGAAAGATGATCAACAATTCAATTGATCCCAAATATGTGCAATGCAACACATCATCTTCTTGCGATGGCACGAGATTTGGTCAATGTCACTTCGGACCCCAGCGAAAGCCGGCGTCCCGAACGCACCGCCGGCAACCTCCTGTTGAGGTCACAATCAAGATAGACTTCAGGACCGCTACGAGTATTTGGCTTCATTTACGGGATTCTTGTTCTGGACATTGAAAACTTTTAACAAGTCGCCTATTTGAGCTCGTCTGCAAGTATCGATATGGAACCGAAATTGAGCGGAACCCGGGCCAGCCTGCCAATAGCAATAGAATTGAAAATTCGTTTTATATTGCACAGCTTCCACAACGTATGAACTTCACAACACTGCTGCCACAATTGTCACAAATAAAAGATTTAGGTGTAAAGATGAAACAATTTGTAAAGATCAATCATTTTGGAGAGTTGCATTTATAAATCTAAAgtcttattttcacttttggaaagctttatttagatttttgtcaATTATTTCTTCAGTTCAAATACattcactgttaaaaaaaaaaaaaagacgccccCACGTATGTGAAAAATCCCATTTGAAAGGCAGCACACGCTTGGTGTTGAACTCAACTTTATTCTTTCTCTCTCATTCTTTCTCACACCCGCATGCACGCCCCTTCTTGTTCTGGTGGTCAGGTGCACTTTGACCCCGCCCCCTCTGTCTGTCCAATTAGGCATCATCGGCGGGGCTTAGGCGCAGGTCAACAACAGTGAGAAGGTCGTCCACGGCGGCACGTTCAGCAAAACAAGCGCGCACGTGTCCACTCAGGAATGATCGCAGGTCAAAGTTCAGGAATGTTTCGGTGGGTTGGGTGGGGTTGCGTCGCGGCCACAGATGACATCGTTGGCTGcgtgttgatgatgtcatcgctaCATGCCCATCCTGATGCTCTGAATGATCTGGAAGATAGctgtgcacacgcacacacacacacgattttcaaacatttcagGATGCTCCCAAAAGCGACACGTTTTCTGTTGTTTGCTCGTCAAGTTGCGTTGACACGGATCAGTTTGACTTTTTGGGTCAGGTCAAGGTCAGAACCCAAAGCCAAGGCCCGCCCACTTGGCTTGACACTACAAAGAACACTCACAAAGAAACAAGAATCTAATGCCTGCTTTTTGTCATATCATGCATGTTAAGAGCGAATTTGTTCCGATAATTGGCTCCCGAAAGGTTCTGGTCCAACAATCCCAAGTAATTGATTTCAATCTGGTCAATTCTTGCTCACTGCTGCCCCTTGCAGGCGTTCAAGTG
The genomic region above belongs to Vanacampus margaritifer isolate UIUO_Vmar chromosome 5, RoL_Vmar_1.0, whole genome shotgun sequence and contains:
- the mmp23bb gene encoding matrix metallopeptidase 23bb isoform X2; protein product: MEVPPLLLALMMTSQVFGAAASANASASASHHVNKRYAINPLGHKWTHTNITYRLESFPDTLSADATREAFRLAFSKWSDVSPLGFTEVRRRQADITIGFYAWNHSDCGSSPLHPCFDGVNGELAHAFLPPRGDIHFDKHEFWIVGRSRFSWRRGVWLNDLVQVAAHEIGHALGLWHSADPRALMHPNATGTGQRDVGRDDVRAIRALYGCADKKRACQRWAAAGLCERRKRLMKKTCPRRCRLCSEPPEAVATPPPPANVKVKVVPRGKVVGFRCGTKNPPSPPKVSWYKDGERIAASVPGHIALKGRDLRIVANEFNEGVYTCRLHRRGRALAANSWSVRLRNADRRHS
- the mmp23bb gene encoding matrix metallopeptidase 23bb isoform X1; the protein is MLLRVGALWWPADEVPMMTLALLQVFGAAASANASASASHHVNKRYAINPLGHKWTHTNITYRLESFPDTLSADATREAFRLAFSKWSDVSPLGFTEVRRRQADITIGFYAWNHSDCGSSPLHPCFDGVNGELAHAFLPPRGDIHFDKHEFWIVGRSRFSWRRGVWLNDLVQVAAHEIGHALGLWHSADPRALMHPNATGTGQRDVGRDDVRAIRALYGCADKKRACQRWAAAGLCERRKRLMKKTCPRRCRLCSEPPEAVATPPPPANVKVKVVPRGKVVGFRCGTKNPPSPPKVSWYKDGERIAASVPGHIALKGRDLRIVANEFNEGVYTCRLHRRGRALAANSWSVRLRNADRRHS